GTGGTTAATCTTACTTTATTGTACTAATTAGTTAAAATTATATTATGCTTCTCAATAATTTTTCTAAGATTAATTAATGCATAACGCATTCGCCCTAGTGCAGTATTAATACTTACACCTGTTTTATCTGAAATCTCTTTAAAACTTAAGTCTTCATAGATGCGCATCAACAACACTTCTTTTTGGTCTTCTGGAAGCTCCTCAACCAAACGTCTTACATCGGTTTCTACTTGTTCTTTTATAAGACTATTTTCGGCATTTAAACTCGTGTCGCTTAACACAGAAAAAATATTAAACTCATCGGTATTGGCAAATTTGGGCATTCTATTATTCTTTCTAAA
The genomic region above belongs to Mariniflexile litorale and contains:
- a CDS encoding sigma-70 family RNA polymerase sigma factor, with protein sequence MQHELIQDSALVSRYIKGDESALEILINRHKQKIYSFIYSKVYDRDVAEDIFQDTFIKVIRTLKRGAYNEEGKFLPWVMRISHNLVIDFFRKNNRMPKFANTDEFNIFSVLSDTSLNAENSLIKEQVETDVRRLVEELPEDQKEVLLMRIYEDLSFKEISDKTGVSINTALGRMRYALINLRKIIEKHNIILTN